A window of Malania oleifera isolate guangnan ecotype guangnan chromosome 5, ASM2987363v1, whole genome shotgun sequence contains these coding sequences:
- the LOC131155989 gene encoding uncharacterized protein LOC131155989, producing the protein MRKEGKTNLLYGEASLRSSEPPFTREVMEVPLPSRFKIPTFERYEGLSDPINHLDTFRVLMQLQGAPDAIMCRAFAATLKGSARDWYQTLWPGSIDSFSEMEQLFTGYFLSSRRIVKTIAHLMSMVQGERETLKKFMHCFNAATLEVRNLDIGVALAALTTTFQPGSSLYSLGKNPPVDMGELMARVQKYSNLEEMMDTRGSRIELKRKGNIWEMDESSRSAKRHKTTTLLTSPNMRRQSSKLSTYIPLNIPRFEVLMQIRKKYYVSWPESMRTPVYKRNMSKFCQFHKDHGHDTEEYIQLRNELEALIKRGYLSRFIKKEDPPREPREQKRPNANDKEEQVIGEIAVIFRGSTSGGYSGGARKRYAK; encoded by the coding sequence ATGAGGAAAGAGGGCAAGACTAACCTCCTATATGGGGAAGCATCTCTACGGTCCTCAGAGCCACCCTTCACaagagaagtgatggaggtcccacTGCCCAGTAGATTCAAGATACCCACCTTTGAGAGGTATGAGGGCCTCTCTGACCCAATCAACCACTTGGATACCTTCAGGGTGTTGATGCAGCTGCAAGGCGCTCCTGATGCCATTATGTGCCGAGCCTTTGCAGCAACCCTCAAGGGTAGCGCAAGAGATTGGTACCAGACCTTGTGGCCCGGATCAATCGACTCCTTCTCGGAGATGGAACAACTATTCACCGGCTACTTCCTCAGCAGTCGGAGGATTGTCAAAACAATAGCTCACCTAATGAGCATGGTCCAGGGAGAGAGGGAGACACTAAAGAAATTCATGCATTGCTTCAACGCAGCAACCCTGGAGGTCCGTAATCTAGACATAGGAGTAGCATTAGCAGCCTTGACCACAACTTTCCAACCTGGAAGCTCCCTGTACTCGCTAGGAAAAAACCCACCGGTTGATATGGGGGAGTTGATGGCCCGAGTGCAAAAGTACAGCAACTTGGAAGAGATGATGGACACTAGGGGAAGTCGTATTGAGTTGAAGAGGAAAGGGAATATCTGGGAGATGGACGAATCCTCTAGGTCTGCGAAAAGGCACAAGACCACTACGCTACTCACTAGCCCTAACATGAGACGACAATCCAGTAAGTTGTCCACCTATATACCCCTGAATATACCGCGTTTTGAAGTACTGAtgcagataagaaagaaatattaTGTCTCATGGCCCGAATCCATGCGAACTCCGGTGTATAAACGAAACATGTCTAAGTTTTGCCAATTCCACAAGGATCACGGGCATGACACAGAGGAGTACATTCAGCTAAGAAACGAACTTGAAGCCCTAATAAAAAGGGGATACCTATCAAGGTTTATCAAAAAAGAAGATCCGCCGAGGGAACCTCGTGAGCAAAAGAGACCCAACGCAAATGACAAGGAAGAACAAGTCATAGGGGAGATTGCAGTGATCTTCAGAGGATCTACTAGTGGAGGATACAGCGGAGGCGCTCGCAAAAGGTACGCTAAATAG